The nucleotide sequence GAAGGTACGTAATCGTCGCTGGGAGGGAGCATCGTGAATAGGGACACGTCGCCCGCCGGGGCCGGGCTGGCCGATCGGATGGGAAAGCTCGGCACGGAGACGGCGTTTGAGGTGCTGGCGCGGGCGAAGGCCCTCGAGGCCGAGGGTCGGTCGATCATCCACCTGGAGATCGGGGAGCCGGACTTCGACACGCCGGCGCACATCAAGGAAGCGGCGATCCGAGCCCTCCGAGACGGCTACACGCACTACACGCCCGCCGCGGGTATCCTCGAGGCGCGCGAGGCGATCGCGGAGCATGTGGGCGCGCGCCGGGGGATCACCGTCTCGCCGGACGAGGTGGTCATCACCCCGGGGGCCAAACCCGTCATGTTCTTCCTCGTGATGATGCTGGTCAACCCCGGCGACGAGGTCATCTTTCCCGATCCCGGGTTTCCGATCTACGAGTCGGTGGCCCGATTCGTCGGGGCGCGTGCCGTGCCTTGGGTCCTGCGCGAGGATCGCCAGTTTCGCGCGGATCCCGAGGAGCTTCGTGCGCTGATCACGCCTCGGACGAGGCTGATCATCCTCAACTCTCCCCACAACCCGACGGCCAGCGTGCTGTCGCGGGCGGATCTGGGGGCGATTGCGGAGATCGTCCGCGGTCGACCGATCACGGTGCTCGCCGACGAAATCTACAACCGCATCCTCTACGAAGGGACGTTTGTCAGCCTGGCCAGCCTCCCGGAGATGCGTTCCCAGACGGTGATCCTCGATGGGTTCAGCAAGACCTACGCGATGACCGGATGGCGGCTCGGGTACGGGGTGATGCCGACCCAACTCGCCGCTCGGATGACGCAGTTGATGGTCAACTCCAACTCCTGCACCGCGGCATTCACGCAGATGGCGGGGGTCGCCGCGCTGCGCGGACCGCAGGAGTGCGTCGACCGGATGGTCGCCGAATTCCGTCGCCGCCGCGACGTGATCGTCTCCGGGCTCAACGGTCTGCCGGGTGTGACCTGCCTCCGCCCGCCCGGGGCCTTCTATGCGTTCCCGAACGTGCGCGCGATCGACGCCGACGCGGGGCGGCTTCAGGATGCGCTGCTCCGCGACGCCGGCGTGGCGGTGCTCTCCGGCTCCGCGTTCGGCGGGCACGGCCAGGGGTACCTGCGCCTGAGCTACGCGAACTCCGTCGAGGCCATCACCGAGGCCCTGGCGCGGATCCGGCAGGCGCTTCCCCGCTACGCGCCGCGTCCGACGGCGTGATGCGGGTGTCGCAGCCGCGGTGACGGGCGCCGCGTCGCTGGTGCGGTTGATCAGGCGGGGACGTAGACGTGTGCGTCGAGGGCGCGCCCCTCGATGGTGTGGACGCTGACCACGATTCGCCGGTAGTGATCTCCCTCGTACGCATCGAGGATCCGGAGCGCTTCCGCGTCGATCCCATCGAGCAGTTTTCCGGCGACGTGCGTGCCGGGGCACGCCCGAATCACCGGATAGCCGATGGCCGGGTCGAATGCCCGCTCGTATCCCTGGAGGATCGCGGGGCGCCCAAACACATGGTGGCCCAGGAGCCCCTGGACCACCGCGTCATCCTTGAGGGTGCCGTAGACAAAGAGCCGCGAAACCGCTAGACCACCCGGCCCCGCTGGTGCAGCCACTGACGGACCGCCTCGTGCGCCGCTTCCCACCCCTCACGGAAGGCTTCCCGAGCGACCGACGCAGTATCCTCGCGTCCGCCGTGGTGCCTGGCCGCCGCGCCGGGCCGCGCTTCCCCGGTCGGGGCCAGGTCCTCGCACCGCATCCGCTCCAGGGCCGCGCGGAGTTCCTCGGGAGCGATGCTCCGCCCGATCTCGACGGGGAGATGCTCCATGCGGTGCAGGAGCTCGAGGTGGCGCTGGATGGCCTTCGTGTCCAGCGAATCCACGGCATCTTGAATCGACTCGATCCGTCCCTTGGCCGGGCGTTCTCGGTAGCCCTCGATGAAGTACGCCGGCGGCTGGTTCAACGCCTCGCACAGCCGCATGAACGTTTCGAACTTGGGAAGGGCCTTTCCCCGTTCCCAGTCGCCCACCGCCACGCCGCTTCGGAGGCCGAGGCGCGTGGCCAATTGCGCCTGGCTGATGTGCGCCGCTTGCCTTGCTTCGTGCACCCGGCTGCCAAAGGCGCGCCGCAACTCGATCAC is from bacterium and encodes:
- a CDS encoding pyridoxal phosphate-dependent aminotransferase; the protein is MGKLGTETAFEVLARAKALEAEGRSIIHLEIGEPDFDTPAHIKEAAIRALRDGYTHYTPAAGILEAREAIAEHVGARRGITVSPDEVVITPGAKPVMFFLVMMLVNPGDEVIFPDPGFPIYESVARFVGARAVPWVLREDRQFRADPEELRALITPRTRLIILNSPHNPTASVLSRADLGAIAEIVRGRPITVLADEIYNRILYEGTFVSLASLPEMRSQTVILDGFSKTYAMTGWRLGYGVMPTQLAARMTQLMVNSNSCTAAFTQMAGVAALRGPQECVDRMVAEFRRRRDVIVSGLNGLPGVTCLRPPGAFYAFPNVRAIDADAGRLQDALLRDAGVAVLSGSAFGGHGQGYLRLSYANSVEAITEALARIRQALPRYAPRPTA
- a CDS encoding gamma-glutamylcyclotransferase family protein; this encodes MAAPAGPGGLAVSRLFVYGTLKDDAVVQGLLGHHVFGRPAILQGYERAFDPAIGYPVIRACPGTHVAGKLLDGIDAEALRILDAYEGDHYRRIVVSVHTIEGRALDAHVYVPA
- a CDS encoding helix-turn-helix transcriptional regulator translates to MDQRPVIELRRAFGSRVHEARQAAHISQAQLATRLGLRSGVAVGDWERGKALPKFETFMRLCEALNQPPAYFIEGYRERPAKGRIESIQDAVDSLDTKAIQRHLELLHRMEHLPVEIGRSIAPEELRAALERMRCEDLAPTGEARPGAAARHHGGREDTASVAREAFREGWEAAHEAVRQWLHQRGRVV